A DNA window from Candidatus Rokuibacteriota bacterium contains the following coding sequences:
- a CDS encoding ABC transporter substrate-binding protein: MRATCLAVALLLAAASPAWAQPSQIVISQPAEATTMDPGRSTQVLTVNYFVNLYDTLTRWDTALQLQPGLATSWKTINDITWEFTLRPGVKFHDGTPFTAEDVKATFERNMQPGKTVVTPGFTTIEAVQVVSPSVIRIVTKKPDPLIAVRMAQMGSQILPARLITDDGVKELARRAVGTGAYRFVEWVKDERLVMQANHDWWGWEGKAPSVERVIWKPIPDEFPRIVALEKGDVDIITNVPPDRMKGIAEGRATKIVTVPATRTVTFWMNTNQPPLSDKRVRQAMHYALDVNGIVKNLYAGMGKPFSGGLADTDFGYNAALRPYPFDPAKARALLAQAGFGSGIDVTLYAGSGTMVNDKALVEAIADMWAKVGIRARIEMMEMGARQRMNNDRTVPPSGIMLINPQSTLLDADGSLWRLFHPSGFGGKYWIGNQPGQRFYELMEQARYTLDQKKRKAIYAEATQIIHDDKPWLELFQEVVVYGVSRRVSFKPRADYRLIVSEMSLAR, encoded by the coding sequence ATGCGTGCCACCTGCCTCGCCGTCGCGCTCCTGCTCGCCGCCGCCTCCCCGGCTTGGGCGCAGCCCAGCCAAATCGTCATCTCCCAGCCCGCCGAGGCGACCACCATGGACCCCGGGCGGTCGACCCAGGTCCTGACGGTCAATTACTTCGTCAACCTCTATGACACCCTGACGCGCTGGGATACGGCGCTCCAGCTGCAGCCCGGGCTGGCGACGTCGTGGAAGACGATCAACGACATCACGTGGGAGTTCACGCTGCGGCCCGGCGTCAAGTTCCACGACGGGACTCCCTTCACGGCCGAGGACGTCAAGGCCACGTTCGAGCGCAACATGCAGCCGGGGAAGACCGTGGTCACGCCGGGCTTCACGACCATCGAGGCGGTGCAGGTGGTGAGCCCCAGCGTCATCCGCATCGTCACGAAGAAGCCCGACCCGCTCATCGCGGTGCGCATGGCCCAGATGGGCTCCCAGATCCTGCCTGCGCGGCTTATCACGGACGACGGCGTCAAGGAGCTGGCCCGACGCGCCGTGGGCACCGGCGCCTACCGCTTCGTCGAATGGGTCAAGGACGAGCGGCTCGTCATGCAGGCCAATCACGACTGGTGGGGGTGGGAGGGGAAGGCGCCGTCCGTCGAGCGCGTGATCTGGAAGCCGATCCCCGACGAGTTCCCGCGCATCGTCGCGCTCGAGAAGGGCGACGTGGACATCATCACCAACGTGCCGCCGGACCGCATGAAGGGCATCGCGGAGGGGCGGGCGACGAAGATCGTGACGGTCCCGGCCACGCGCACAGTCACGTTCTGGATGAACACGAACCAGCCGCCGCTGTCCGACAAGCGCGTGCGGCAGGCCATGCACTACGCCCTCGACGTCAACGGGATCGTGAAGAACCTCTACGCCGGCATGGGCAAGCCCTTCAGCGGGGGACTCGCCGACACCGACTTCGGCTACAACGCGGCGCTCAGACCCTACCCGTTCGACCCGGCGAAGGCGCGCGCGCTCCTTGCCCAGGCAGGCTTCGGAAGCGGCATCGACGTGACGCTCTACGCGGGCAGCGGCACCATGGTCAACGACAAGGCGCTCGTCGAAGCCATCGCGGACATGTGGGCCAAGGTTGGCATCCGCGCGCGCATCGAGATGATGGAGATGGGCGCCCGCCAGCGCATGAACAACGACCGCACGGTGCCGCCCTCGGGGATCATGCTGATCAACCCGCAGTCCACCCTGCTGGACGCCGACGGCAGCCTCTGGCGGCTCTTCCACCCGAGCGGTTTCGGCGGCAAGTACTGGATCGGCAACCAGCCTGGCCAGCGCTTCTACGAGTTGATGGAGCAGGCCCGCTACACGCTCGACCAGAAGAAGCGCAAGGCGATCTACGCCGAGGCGACGCAGATCATCCACGACGACAAGCCCTGGCTCGAGCTCTTCCAGGAGGTCGTGGTCTACGGCGTGAGCCGCCGCGTCTCGTTCAAGCCGCGCGCCGACTACCGCCTCATCGTGTCCGAGATGTCGCTCGCCCGCTGA
- a CDS encoding type II toxin-antitoxin system HicA family toxin, with the protein MSPSLPVVSGQQAVRAFKRLGYDVVRQRGSHLRLRHLHDPTRLPLTVPDHRDLKPGLLRRLIRDAQIDVAEFVRLLDA; encoded by the coding sequence GTGAGCCCGAGCCTGCCCGTCGTTTCCGGGCAGCAGGCGGTGCGCGCGTTCAAGCGTCTCGGCTACGATGTCGTGCGTCAGCGCGGCAGTCATCTTCGCCTGCGGCATTTGCATGATCCAACCCGCCTGCCGTTGACCGTTCCAGATCACCGAGACCTGAAGCCAGGCCTGCTGCGACGGCTGATCCGGGACGCTCAAATCGATGTGGCCGAGTTCGTCAGGCTGCTCGATGCATAG
- a CDS encoding phytanoyl-CoA dioxygenase family protein → MGESATRRSETELAETFGRDGFVAVPGLFGEEEMRRISAWTDELGALPEAPGRCMMYFEPSLLRPGERVLQRIENFCPFHAGFAALCDSEKLRGTVSRLFGEPAVLFKDKINFKLPGGDGFKPHQDQQAGWSAYADLFITAMVSVDPTTAENGCLELCAGQHRQGLLGEEWAPMTDGDMRRLDARPVPTRAGDAVFFDSYTPHASGPNLTAERRRVLYITFNRRSAGDHRVRYYADKRKSFPPDIERDPTRTYTFRV, encoded by the coding sequence ATGGGCGAGAGCGCGACCCGGCGGTCTGAGACGGAGCTGGCGGAGACGTTCGGGCGTGACGGCTTCGTGGCGGTACCGGGTCTGTTCGGCGAGGAGGAGATGCGGCGGATCTCGGCGTGGACCGACGAGCTCGGGGCTCTCCCCGAGGCGCCGGGCCGATGCATGATGTACTTCGAGCCGAGCCTGCTGCGCCCGGGCGAGCGCGTGCTCCAGCGGATCGAGAACTTCTGCCCCTTCCATGCCGGCTTCGCCGCGCTGTGCGACAGCGAGAAGCTGCGCGGCACGGTGTCCCGGCTCTTCGGCGAGCCGGCGGTGCTCTTCAAGGACAAGATCAACTTCAAGCTGCCCGGCGGCGACGGCTTCAAGCCCCATCAGGACCAGCAGGCCGGCTGGAGCGCCTACGCCGACCTGTTCATCACCGCCATGGTCAGCGTCGACCCGACCACCGCCGAGAACGGCTGCCTGGAGCTCTGCGCCGGACAACACCGGCAGGGCCTTCTGGGGGAAGAGTGGGCGCCCATGACCGACGGCGACATGCGCCGCCTGGATGCCCGTCCGGTGCCGACCCGGGCCGGTGACGCCGTGTTCTTCGATTCCTACACGCCGCACGCTTCAGGCCCGAATCTCACCGCCGAGCGGCGGCGCGTGCTCTACATTACCTTCAACCGCCGATCGGCCGGGGATCACCGCGTGCGCTACTATGCCGACAAGCGAAAGAGCTTCCCGCCCGATATCGAGCGTGATCCCACGCGCACATACACCTTTCGGGTCTGA
- a CDS encoding DUF3413 domain-containing protein: MSARRRLLRWGSWFAVLNAALLAGVGLRYLWYYSALQPSLAWIYAVPAFLGQMTALGYIPFLLLVPVMVLVPRPQVVVPLGVFLASAVLSFMVLDSLVFAENRYHVGVLTFLLLAPLTWAFLALYFLVGVAIEAMLALWVWKRSAVPPRRRIGRYLALGLGICFVASHLAHAWAEAHSYVPVTAFTRYLPLYFPLKDSRRMARLGLVDEARAREHRLVTALGRPPDGELNYPLAPLRCEPRHPMLNVLLVVVDAMRADVLAPNAAPRLAEFAQGATRFDAHYSGGNASRAGMFSLFYGLPATYWDAFADLGQPPVLMDLFRKYDYQLGLFSSSPVYGWVVELDRTVLARIPNLRRETISPVPGSAARDRILTDEWYDWLDRRDPSRPFFGFLYYNAAAAFEPPDDYPPAVPVPPGASEWVRRHSRYLTAVRFLDALIGRVLDDLARRKLDERTVVIVTSDHGMEFDENGQGFTGHGTAYSELQMHTPLVIRWPGRPPGRVLRRTSHNDVAPTLLTELFGCANPPSDYASGQSLFSDSQWEWLIGASHLDFALIEPERVTIVRPNGYEIRDRNYRLVQNPQLPNAGLRAALAEMRRFYR; this comes from the coding sequence GTGAGCGCGAGAAGGCGGCTGCTCCGCTGGGGAAGCTGGTTCGCCGTCCTCAACGCGGCGCTCCTGGCTGGGGTCGGCCTGCGCTACCTCTGGTACTACTCCGCGCTCCAACCCTCGCTCGCCTGGATCTACGCGGTCCCCGCCTTCCTGGGCCAGATGACCGCGCTCGGGTACATTCCGTTCCTCCTGCTGGTCCCCGTGATGGTGCTGGTTCCGCGGCCTCAAGTGGTCGTGCCCCTCGGCGTCTTTCTGGCCAGCGCCGTTCTCAGCTTCATGGTCCTCGACAGCCTGGTCTTCGCCGAGAACCGGTACCACGTCGGCGTCCTGACCTTCCTCCTGCTGGCGCCGCTGACCTGGGCGTTTCTCGCGCTCTACTTCCTCGTCGGGGTGGCCATCGAGGCGATGCTGGCGCTCTGGGTCTGGAAGCGCAGCGCGGTCCCCCCGCGGCGTCGCATCGGGAGGTATCTGGCGCTGGGCCTCGGGATCTGCTTCGTGGCGAGCCACCTCGCCCACGCGTGGGCCGAGGCGCACAGTTACGTGCCGGTGACCGCGTTCACCCGGTACCTGCCGCTGTACTTCCCGCTCAAAGACTCGCGGCGGATGGCGAGGCTCGGCCTCGTGGATGAAGCCCGGGCGCGGGAGCACAGGCTCGTCACCGCCCTCGGCCGGCCGCCCGACGGCGAGCTCAACTACCCGCTGGCCCCCCTGCGGTGCGAGCCACGCCACCCGATGCTCAACGTCCTGCTCGTCGTGGTCGACGCCATGCGCGCCGATGTCCTCGCGCCCAACGCCGCGCCGAGGCTCGCCGAGTTCGCGCAGGGCGCGACCCGGTTCGATGCGCACTACAGCGGCGGGAACGCGTCGCGGGCCGGCATGTTCTCCCTGTTTTACGGGCTCCCCGCGACCTACTGGGACGCCTTCGCCGACCTCGGCCAGCCACCGGTGCTGATGGACCTCTTCCGGAAGTACGACTACCAGCTCGGCCTGTTCTCCAGCTCTCCCGTGTACGGCTGGGTCGTCGAGCTGGATCGGACGGTCCTGGCCCGCATCCCGAACCTGCGCCGCGAGACGATCTCCCCCGTCCCAGGGTCCGCCGCGAGGGACCGGATTTTGACGGATGAGTGGTACGACTGGCTTGACCGGCGGGACCCGTCGCGTCCCTTCTTCGGGTTCCTCTACTACAATGCCGCGGCCGCTTTCGAGCCACCCGACGACTACCCCCCGGCCGTGCCGGTCCCGCCGGGCGCGTCGGAGTGGGTCCGCCGGCACTCCCGCTACCTGACCGCCGTGCGCTTCCTCGACGCCCTGATCGGGCGGGTGCTCGACGACCTGGCGCGCCGGAAGCTCGACGAGCGCACCGTAGTCATCGTCACGTCCGATCACGGCATGGAGTTCGATGAGAACGGGCAGGGCTTCACGGGACACGGAACGGCCTACAGCGAGCTCCAGATGCACACGCCGCTGGTCATCCGCTGGCCGGGGCGGCCGCCGGGGCGCGTCCTTCGCCGAACCTCCCACAACGACGTGGCGCCGACCCTGCTCACCGAGCTGTTCGGCTGCGCGAATCCGCCCTCCGACTACGCGAGCGGCCAGAGCCTTTTTTCCGACAGCCAATGGGAATGGCTCATCGGCGCCAGCCACCTCGACTTCGCCTTGATCGAGCCGGAACGGGTGACCATCGTCCGCCCGAACGGCTACGAGATCCGCGACCGGAACTATCGCCTCGTCCAGAACCCGCAGCTCCCCAACGCGGGCCTGCGGGCTGCGCTCGCGGAGATGCGCCGGTTCTACCGATAG
- a CDS encoding type II toxin-antitoxin system HicB family antitoxin — MAAYDFKVLLEPDEAGGYVVTCPSLPGCYTQGDTIETALANIREAIELCLEDLEAQGQPLPDPSGVLVGSVVITR; from the coding sequence GTGGCGGCCTATGACTTCAAGGTGCTCCTCGAGCCAGACGAGGCGGGTGGCTACGTGGTCACTTGCCCATCACTGCCCGGCTGTTACACGCAGGGTGACACCATCGAGACGGCCCTGGCCAATATCCGGGAGGCGATCGAGCTCTGCCTGGAGGACCTTGAGGCTCAGGGGCAGCCGCTACCCGATCCCTCGGGCGTTCTTGTCGGGAGCGTCGTCATCACTCGGTGA
- a CDS encoding CDP-glycerol glycerophosphotransferase family protein codes for MKIWEDWKSYRAFQKLPSRDRGIVFYSETYQDWHHLQPLIDFLIERLSRTVCHVTSEQTVPVPSPSNSGLHAFRIRSGALRTWFFQMLKADVMVLTMLDLQNFQLKRSVHPVRYVYVFHSMGSTHMVDHENSYDHYDDLFCTGPHHVAEIRRREELKGLAPKHLFAYGYPRLERLVELAAAHSRAPSGTVTALLAPTWGEHSILHVCGEPLIAALLDAGIHVILRPHYQTARLAPRLVQRLVTRFGPDRRFRHVDRMEESASLLESDLLICDWSSMAIEYALALGKPVLFVDVPPRVRNPTYAELGLEPMEMRIRRELGTVLPLDRVADAPQRAAELLRGAAEFRTRSAALRDAWAFNVGRSVEVGAREIARIADERAGAGASGAALHAGRRPSGEK; via the coding sequence ATGAAGATATGGGAGGACTGGAAGAGCTACCGCGCCTTCCAGAAGCTTCCGTCGCGCGACCGCGGCATCGTCTTCTACTCCGAAACCTACCAGGACTGGCACCACCTCCAGCCGCTCATCGACTTCCTCATCGAGCGCCTGTCCCGGACGGTCTGCCACGTCACCTCCGAGCAGACCGTGCCCGTGCCGTCCCCGTCCAACTCCGGCCTGCACGCCTTCCGCATCCGCTCAGGCGCCCTGCGCACCTGGTTCTTCCAGATGCTCAAGGCCGACGTCATGGTTCTGACGATGCTGGACCTCCAGAACTTCCAGCTCAAGCGATCGGTCCACCCCGTGCGCTACGTCTACGTGTTCCATAGCATGGGCAGCACGCACATGGTGGATCACGAGAACTCGTACGACCACTACGACGACCTCTTCTGCACCGGGCCCCATCACGTCGCCGAGATCCGCCGGCGCGAGGAGCTGAAGGGTCTGGCGCCGAAGCACCTGTTCGCCTACGGCTATCCGCGGCTCGAGCGTCTCGTCGAGCTGGCCGCCGCCCACTCGCGGGCGCCGTCGGGCACGGTCACCGCGCTGCTCGCGCCGACGTGGGGCGAGCACTCCATCCTGCACGTCTGCGGTGAGCCGTTGATCGCCGCCCTGCTGGACGCCGGCATCCACGTGATCCTGCGGCCGCACTACCAGACGGCCCGGCTCGCGCCGCGTCTCGTTCAGCGCCTGGTCACCCGGTTCGGGCCCGACCGGCGCTTCCGCCATGTGGACCGGATGGAGGAGAGCGCCTCGCTGCTCGAGTCCGACCTCTTGATCTGTGATTGGTCCTCCATGGCCATCGAGTACGCCCTGGCTCTCGGCAAGCCGGTGCTCTTCGTCGATGTCCCGCCCCGCGTGCGGAACCCGACGTACGCGGAGCTGGGTCTCGAGCCGATGGAGATGCGCATCCGTCGGGAGCTCGGGACCGTGCTGCCGCTCGATCGAGTGGCGGATGCGCCGCAGCGCGCGGCGGAGCTGCTCCGGGGCGCGGCGGAGTTCCGTACACGCAGTGCGGCGTTGCGGGATGCATGGGCCTTCAACGTCGGCCGGAGCGTGGAGGTGGGGGCGCGGGAGATTGCCCGCATCGCGGACGAGCGGGCGGGCGCCGGGGCTTCGGGCGCCGCGCTTCACGCGGGGCGCCGGCCTAGCGGAGAGAAGTGA
- the yidC gene encoding membrane protein insertase YidC, whose protein sequence is MTTSRLDLVFSLDGASPVAWRACHPSCAQADVGQGMSVRFTGRDDPPQARLYLRGPGPPVDLQGLRFTADLTEGARARMVTFRSDLPGGGVRMAKSFEVSREGYEVVMTVRLSGEKAAAFTAGRRLELELGAGRGLLPAPAPGFSAMLDRVSRVVIAGGGVRAVGDDARDPTPLGAGDWVGFRGRFWAVFLRPGDAGVLEPRSGASAALVTADPPGRLSWRYTFYSGPLESRALTRADPGLERLLFSGLWSWLRALSLALLFLLHGLTALVGQPGLAIVALAVSVKVLLLPLTVVAERWQEQVNATQARLQPGLDAIKAAHRGEERARRTLALYREEGVHPLYTLRSLLGVLIQLPVFVAVFDMLAEDFDLSRVGFLWIQDLSRPDELLRLPVCLPFFGCYLNLLPFLMSGVSLAALLRFRSSALTPSLVRRQRRNLTGMTLLFFLLFYTFPAGMVLYWTSTNAVQLAAQEVKRRLGRAGRR, encoded by the coding sequence GTGACGACCAGCCGTCTCGACCTGGTGTTCTCCCTCGATGGCGCCAGCCCCGTCGCGTGGCGCGCCTGTCATCCGTCCTGCGCGCAGGCCGATGTGGGGCAGGGGATGTCCGTCCGCTTCACCGGCCGCGATGATCCGCCTCAGGCGCGGCTCTACCTTCGCGGCCCTGGTCCGCCCGTGGATCTCCAGGGCCTGCGCTTCACCGCCGACCTCACCGAGGGCGCACGCGCCCGGATGGTGACCTTCCGCTCCGACCTGCCGGGCGGCGGCGTGCGCATGGCCAAGTCGTTCGAGGTCTCGCGGGAGGGCTACGAGGTCGTGATGACGGTGCGACTGAGTGGAGAGAAGGCCGCCGCGTTCACGGCGGGCCGGCGCCTCGAGCTCGAGCTGGGCGCGGGGCGAGGTCTCCTCCCGGCGCCCGCACCAGGCTTCTCCGCGATGCTCGACCGCGTGAGCCGGGTGGTCATCGCTGGAGGCGGCGTCCGCGCCGTCGGCGACGACGCCCGAGACCCCACGCCTCTCGGCGCGGGCGACTGGGTGGGATTCCGCGGCCGATTCTGGGCGGTGTTCCTGCGTCCCGGCGACGCCGGCGTCCTCGAGCCTCGGTCCGGCGCGAGCGCCGCCCTCGTCACGGCCGACCCGCCAGGACGGCTCTCGTGGCGCTACACCTTCTACTCGGGGCCGCTGGAGAGCCGCGCGCTGACCCGCGCCGACCCGGGCCTCGAACGGCTGCTCTTCTCCGGGCTCTGGTCCTGGCTGCGCGCGCTGAGCCTGGCGCTCCTGTTCCTCCTCCACGGGCTGACCGCGCTCGTCGGCCAACCCGGCCTCGCGATCGTCGCCCTCGCGGTGTCCGTCAAGGTCCTCCTCCTGCCGCTGACGGTCGTGGCCGAGCGCTGGCAGGAGCAGGTCAACGCCACACAGGCGCGGCTTCAGCCAGGGCTCGACGCCATCAAGGCGGCCCATCGGGGCGAGGAGCGCGCGCGGCGCACGCTGGCCCTGTACCGTGAGGAGGGTGTCCACCCGCTGTACACGCTGAGGAGCCTGCTCGGCGTCCTGATCCAGCTGCCCGTGTTCGTCGCCGTGTTCGACATGCTGGCGGAGGACTTCGATCTCAGCCGGGTGGGGTTTCTCTGGATCCAGGACCTGTCGAGGCCGGACGAGCTGTTGCGGCTGCCCGTGTGCCTGCCGTTCTTCGGGTGCTACCTGAACCTGCTGCCGTTCCTGATGAGCGGCGTATCGCTGGCGGCCCTGCTCCGGTTCCGCTCCTCCGCTCTCACGCCCTCTCTCGTTCGCAGGCAGCGCAGAAACCTGACGGGCATGACCCTGCTGTTCTTCCTGCTCTTCTACACCTTTCCCGCCGGAATGGTCCTCTACTGGACCTCGACAAACGCCGTCCAGCTCGCCGCCCAAGAAGTGAAACGCCGCCTCGGCCGAGCAGGCCGCCGATAA
- a CDS encoding phosphocholine cytidylyltransferase family protein — protein sequence MLGHELTAVILAAGVAGRLAPLTDHTQKSLLPVGGRAILAWMLEALHAVGVRRAVIVVGHCADQVTALAAAAKHGMTVECVHNPAYRKGSSISLYSARDVIVREPTLIMDADVVFPREFLRRLVRSAAANALLIDRGFADTGEEVKLYTRRDRVIALGKKMVPTAWDRVGEGIGFFKCGAEAGPDLVHLLEQVIEQSHGLCEYEDALHLFVTRQHVEAVDVTGLPWTEVDFVEDLRRAEAEVFPAIARLEPEGR from the coding sequence ATGCTGGGCCATGAATTGACGGCGGTCATCCTCGCCGCGGGTGTGGCGGGCCGGCTTGCGCCGTTGACCGATCACACGCAAAAATCACTCCTGCCGGTCGGAGGCCGGGCGATCCTCGCCTGGATGCTGGAGGCGCTCCATGCGGTCGGCGTGCGGCGCGCCGTGATCGTGGTCGGGCACTGCGCGGATCAAGTGACGGCCCTTGCCGCGGCAGCGAAGCACGGCATGACGGTCGAGTGCGTCCACAACCCCGCCTACCGCAAGGGCTCGTCGATATCCCTCTACAGCGCGCGCGACGTGATCGTCCGGGAGCCGACGCTGATCATGGACGCCGACGTCGTGTTCCCGCGCGAGTTTCTGCGCCGCCTCGTGCGCTCGGCGGCCGCGAACGCGCTCCTGATCGATCGGGGCTTCGCCGACACGGGCGAGGAAGTGAAGCTCTATACGCGGCGGGACCGTGTCATCGCCCTCGGGAAGAAAATGGTGCCCACGGCGTGGGATCGCGTCGGGGAGGGCATCGGCTTCTTCAAATGCGGAGCGGAGGCGGGCCCGGACCTCGTGCACCTGCTCGAGCAGGTGATCGAGCAGAGCCACGGGCTCTGCGAGTACGAGGACGCGCTGCATCTGTTCGTGACCCGGCAGCACGTCGAGGCGGTGGACGTGACGGGGCTGCCCTGGACGGAGGTCGACTTCGTCGAGGACCTGCGCCGGGCGGAGGCGGAGGTCTTCCCGGCGATCGCCCGACTCGAGCCGGAAGGTCGTTAG
- a CDS encoding NAD-dependent malic enzyme has translation MSNAPVASYSLTVRVRIVNTPGMLGKVTSAIGAEGGDIGAIDIVEVGREVTRDISFKASDEAHGQRITDRIRGIEGVTVVHVSDRTFLMHLGGKIEIKGRVPVKTRDDLSMAYTPGVARVCMAIHHDPEKAYTLTIKQNTVAVVSDGSAVLGLGDIGPNGAQPVMEGKALIFKEFADVDAFPLCLNTKNVDEIVMIVKAIAPVFGGINLEDISAPRCFEIEERLQRDLDIPVFHDDQHGTAVVVLAALLNALKVVGKKLPDVRIVFTGAGAAGIATAKLLMLEGARHIVGCDRAGAIYRGRTENMNSMKQWFAEHTNPEGLHGSAGEALKGADVFIGLSGPGVVSLKDIQTMNRDPIVFAMANPTPEIMPEEAGPYVRVMATGRSDYPNQINNSCCFPGFFRGLLDVRARSVNDEMKLAAAHALAGIVADSERNEEYITPSMFDPRVVPTVAAAVADAAVRTGVARKTGRK, from the coding sequence ATGAGCAATGCGCCGGTAGCCAGCTACAGCCTCACCGTTCGGGTCCGCATCGTCAACACCCCCGGCATGCTCGGCAAGGTGACGTCCGCCATCGGCGCCGAGGGCGGCGACATCGGCGCCATCGACATCGTCGAGGTGGGGCGCGAGGTCACCCGCGACATCAGCTTCAAGGCCAGCGACGAGGCCCACGGCCAGCGGATCACCGACCGCATCCGCGGCATCGAGGGCGTCACCGTCGTCCACGTCTCCGACCGCACCTTCCTGATGCACCTGGGCGGCAAGATCGAGATCAAGGGCCGCGTGCCGGTCAAGACGCGCGACGACCTGTCCATGGCCTACACGCCCGGCGTCGCGCGCGTGTGTATGGCCATACACCACGACCCGGAGAAGGCTTACACGCTGACCATCAAGCAGAACACGGTCGCCGTGGTCTCGGACGGCTCGGCGGTGCTGGGCCTGGGGGACATCGGCCCCAACGGGGCGCAGCCCGTCATGGAGGGCAAGGCGCTCATCTTCAAGGAGTTCGCCGACGTGGACGCCTTCCCGCTCTGCCTCAATACCAAGAACGTGGACGAGATCGTGATGATCGTGAAGGCCATCGCGCCCGTCTTCGGAGGCATCAACCTCGAGGACATCTCGGCGCCGCGCTGCTTCGAGATCGAGGAGCGCCTCCAGCGCGATCTGGACATCCCCGTCTTCCACGACGACCAGCACGGCACGGCCGTCGTCGTCCTCGCGGCGCTGCTGAACGCGCTCAAGGTGGTGGGCAAGAAGCTCCCCGACGTGCGCATCGTTTTCACCGGCGCGGGCGCCGCCGGCATCGCGACGGCCAAGCTCCTGATGCTCGAGGGCGCGCGCCACATCGTCGGCTGCGACCGGGCCGGGGCGATCTACCGCGGGCGCACGGAGAACATGAACTCGATGAAGCAGTGGTTCGCCGAGCACACGAACCCCGAGGGGCTCCACGGCTCGGCTGGCGAGGCGCTCAAGGGCGCCGATGTCTTCATCGGGCTCTCCGGCCCCGGTGTCGTCTCGCTCAAGGACATCCAGACGATGAACCGCGACCCGATCGTCTTCGCCATGGCCAACCCGACGCCCGAGATCATGCCCGAGGAGGCCGGCCCCTACGTGCGCGTCATGGCCACGGGCCGCTCCGACTATCCGAACCAGATCAACAACTCCTGCTGCTTCCCCGGCTTCTTCCGCGGCCTGCTCGACGTGCGGGCGCGCAGCGTCAACGACGAGATGAAGCTGGCGGCCGCGCACGCGCTCGCGGGCATCGTGGCCGACTCCGAGCGGAACGAGGAGTACATCACGCCGTCCATGTTCGACCCGCGGGTGGTGCCCACCGTGGCCGCCGCCGTGGCGGACGCCGCGGTGCGGACGGGCGTGGCGCGGAAAACCGGCCGCAAGTAG
- a CDS encoding LLM class flavin-dependent oxidoreductase — protein MAHRGMKFGIFLAPFHRVGENPTLAIDRDMELIEWLDHLGYDEVWVGEHHSAGWELIASPEIMIAAAAERTRHIRLGSGVTSLPYHHPFLVAQRFVQLDHMTRGRAMLGCGPGALVSDAYMMGIEPVTQRRRMDEALDAIMALLRCDGPVSMKTDWFELREARLHLAPYTDPHFPIAVASVLTPAGMVSAGKHGLGVLSLGAGLPGGPEAIAAHWQIAEETAAQHGKTMDRGQWRLVVNVHVAEDDELALRQVHAGERRETVTYFEETLGRPPGRADDPLREGVAAGTTLVGTPDTVSKGIDRLVDLSRGGFGGLLFRAHEWANREETLKSYELFARYIMPRFQGSLDSVAGSNEWARANRKTIFGPNVEAIRKAFTDAGRPVPKEFLSRTTGGADAGPIVPGGA, from the coding sequence ATGGCTCACCGCGGCATGAAGTTCGGCATTTTCCTGGCTCCCTTTCACAGGGTGGGGGAGAACCCGACGCTGGCGATCGACCGCGACATGGAGCTGATCGAGTGGCTCGACCACCTGGGGTACGACGAGGTCTGGGTCGGCGAGCACCACTCGGCGGGGTGGGAGCTGATCGCCTCGCCCGAGATCATGATCGCGGCCGCCGCCGAGCGCACGCGCCACATCAGGCTGGGCTCCGGCGTCACGAGCCTGCCCTACCACCACCCCTTTCTGGTCGCCCAGCGCTTCGTCCAGCTCGACCACATGACGCGCGGGCGCGCGATGCTCGGCTGCGGGCCCGGCGCCCTCGTCTCCGACGCCTACATGATGGGGATCGAGCCCGTCACCCAGCGCCGGCGCATGGACGAGGCGCTCGATGCCATCATGGCGCTCCTGCGCTGCGACGGGCCCGTGAGCATGAAGACCGACTGGTTCGAGCTGCGGGAGGCGCGGCTGCACCTCGCCCCCTACACGGACCCCCACTTCCCCATCGCGGTGGCGAGCGTGCTGACGCCCGCGGGCATGGTCAGCGCGGGCAAGCACGGCTTGGGCGTCCTTTCGCTCGGCGCGGGGCTGCCGGGCGGCCCCGAGGCGATCGCCGCGCACTGGCAGATCGCCGAGGAGACGGCGGCCCAGCACGGCAAGACCATGGACCGCGGACAGTGGCGCCTCGTCGTCAACGTCCACGTCGCCGAGGATGACGAGCTGGCGCTCCGACAAGTGCACGCCGGAGAGCGCCGTGAGACCGTGACGTACTTCGAGGAGACGCTGGGGCGGCCACCCGGCAGGGCGGACGACCCGCTCCGCGAGGGCGTCGCGGCCGGCACGACGCTCGTCGGCACGCCCGACACCGTGAGCAAGGGTATTGACCGCTTGGTGGATTTGTCGCGCGGCGGCTTCGGCGGCCTCCTCTTCCGCGCCCACGAATGGGCGAACCGCGAGGAGACGCTCAAGAGCTACGAGCTCTTCGCGCGCTACATCATGCCGCGCTTCCAGGGCTCGCTCGACAGCGTCGCCGGGTCGAACGAGTGGGCCCGCGCCAACCGCAAGACCATCTTCGGGCCGAACGTCGAGGCGATCCGCAAGGCGTTCACGGACGCCGGCCGCCCGGTGCCCAAAGAGTTCCTGTCGCGCACGACGGGCGGCGCCGACGCCGGGCCGATCGTGCCGGGCGGCGCGTGA